In Patescibacteria group bacterium, a single window of DNA contains:
- a CDS encoding DUF5018 domain-containing protein, with translation MKNMKKLSLFLTVCLASFIILGNSPLPAFALTEFNTVYVSTNVEIGGTVYPYLATVYASDASSVKVIVEDPRGTQFENDLSMHQGTTWFGPISISPNNEGGLWKVARVDIVDNGGASTSYSEQTDPGIFAMSGTTFNVYNSPKYIDSFTFEGLNPAVAGVINEETHKITATVPSGTDLLTLAPTVVFHGSSISPISGTAQDFTDSVANPVIYTVTAEDNATKDYEVTVNVAASTDKAITSFTIPGQVGDTTINEADENNYTINLNMPHGTKVTALTPTVIIKGNEVEPKSGITQNFANPRVKYTVTSAVDSGDTQDYFVTVNVLNRIDDTLPYLNNDQNNPDGVTINPSIIHIGNSVTATVKAHDVGSGVEFAKVTIASPSGNQTVECTTQDSEFSCDLLIPLNGELGIWEVKKLDIKDYAGNIAHFNYPEGNPSKLPTFTVTSSAKDITSFSFPEGVGAITGTDIAVTVPFGTLPLLTPTITVSEGATVSPWSGILQDFTDPVTYTVTAADSSTKVYTVTVTVAANPTKSITSFNFNELNPDVIGVINENNHTVALTVPFGTDVTMLTPTIAITGSFINPLSGIPQDFTNPVTYTVTATDMTTQDYTVTVAVAPSPAKAITAFSFVAPEANGVINEANHTIAVTVPFGTNVTMLTPTITITGQSVWPISGTAQDFSIPVDYTVTAADMTIQTYTVTVVVAATSSEKEITSFIFNELTPAAVGVINGDVITVIVPFGTNVTMLTPTIAHTGLFVNPFSGIARDFTTPQTYTVTAADFSQRVYTVNVTVALNPAKAITAFTIPNQVGTTTINEATHNIHLTMPFGADVTMLVPTIVHTGLFVNPLSDTAQDFTSPVTYTVTAADSSTQAYTVTVAAATSSAKAITSFIISDQAAAINETDHTITLTMSYGTVVTALVPTITVSAGATVNPASGVAQNFSSPVTYTVTAADNSTQTYTVTITVRGGGGGGGGGGSSYTYSSAKAITAFSFDGLKPIVGTINETNYTVLLVAPYGTDVTHLVPTITVSDKAKISPVSGVAQNFTNPVVYTVTAESGAMQTYTVTVAFTQNIKTGDINKDGKVDKYDFSILMANWGQTGLNICDVNTDSKVDKYDFSLLMLNWSL, from the coding sequence ATGAAAAATATGAAAAAGTTAAGTTTATTTCTCACAGTCTGTTTAGCAAGTTTTATTATCTTAGGCAATTCTCCATTGCCTGCTTTTGCATTAACTGAATTTAACACAGTGTATGTTTCTACAAACGTAGAAATAGGGGGTACTGTTTATCCTTATTTGGCAACTGTTTATGCCAGTGATGCAAGTTCTGTTAAAGTAATCGTGGAAGATCCAAGAGGAACTCAGTTTGAAAATGATTTATCTATGCATCAGGGAACAACATGGTTTGGTCCGATATCAATTTCACCTAATAATGAAGGAGGACTTTGGAAAGTGGCAAGAGTTGATATTGTAGATAATGGAGGCGCGTCTACTTCTTATTCCGAACAAACCGATCCGGGTATTTTTGCCATGTCCGGCACAACTTTTAATGTTTATAATTCACCCAAATATATTGATTCTTTTACTTTTGAAGGATTAAATCCAGCGGTTGCCGGTGTTATTAATGAAGAAACTCATAAAATTACCGCAACTGTACCTTCTGGCACGGATTTACTTACACTTGCGCCAACCGTCGTTTTTCACGGATCATCTATTAGTCCGATAAGCGGTACTGCTCAAGATTTTACCGATTCAGTTGCTAACCCGGTAATTTATACTGTGACTGCGGAAGATAATGCAACCAAGGATTATGAAGTCACTGTTAATGTGGCGGCTAGTACTGATAAAGCGATTACTTCTTTTACTATTCCAGGTCAGGTAGGCGATACAACTATAAATGAAGCTGATGAAAATAATTATACTATTAATTTAAATATGCCTCATGGCACGAAGGTAACTGCTCTCACCCCAACCGTTATTATTAAGGGTAATGAAGTTGAACCAAAATCGGGCATAACTCAAAATTTTGCTAATCCACGAGTTAAATATACAGTTACATCTGCGGTTGATTCCGGTGATACTCAAGATTATTTCGTTACCGTAAATGTTCTTAATAGAATTGATGATACACTACCATATCTTAATAATGACCAGAACAACCCTGATGGCGTGACAATTAATCCATCAATTATACATATAGGAAATTCTGTCACCGCAACTGTCAAAGCTCATGATGTGGGATCGGGTGTTGAATTTGCTAAAGTAACTATTGCCAGTCCGTCAGGAAATCAAACAGTTGAGTGCACCACTCAAGACTCAGAATTCTCTTGTGATTTATTAATTCCATTAAATGGCGAGCTTGGAATTTGGGAAGTAAAAAAACTTGATATTAAAGATTACGCGGGAAATATTGCGCATTTTAATTATCCAGAAGGTAATCCTTCCAAACTTCCTACATTCACTGTCACCAGTTCAGCCAAAGATATTACTTCTTTCAGTTTCCCGGAAGGCGTAGGTGCTATTACCGGAACTGATATTGCCGTGACTGTCCCATTTGGAACACTTCCTTTACTTACTCCGACAATTACGGTTTCCGAAGGAGCAACAGTCAGTCCTTGGAGTGGAATACTTCAAGATTTTACCGACCCGGTAACTTATACTGTTACTGCGGCCGATTCTTCCACAAAAGTTTATACTGTGACTGTAACTGTCGCAGCCAATCCAACCAAATCAATTACATCTTTTAATTTTAATGAATTAAATCCGGATGTTATTGGTGTTATTAATGAAAATAACCACACTGTCGCTTTAACTGTTCCTTTTGGAACAGACGTGACAATGTTGACACCAACCATTGCTATTACCGGATCATTTATTAATCCATTGAGCGGCATACCTCAAGATTTTACCAATCCGGTAACCTATACTGTCACTGCCACGGATATGACAACTCAAGATTATACTGTCACTGTTGCTGTGGCTCCTAGCCCGGCGAAAGCGATTACTGCTTTCAGTTTTGTGGCTCCGGAAGCCAATGGCGTTATCAACGAAGCCAATCACACTATTGCCGTTACTGTTCCTTTTGGAACTAACGTGACAATGTTGACACCAACCATTACTATTACCGGACAATCAGTTTGGCCGATAAGCGGCACTGCTCAAGATTTTTCAATTCCGGTTGATTATACTGTTACTGCGGCTGATATGACAATTCAAACTTATACTGTTACGGTTGTTGTCGCCGCCACCAGTTCTGAAAAAGAAATTACATCTTTCATTTTTAATGAATTAACTCCGGCAGCTGTTGGTGTTATTAACGGTGATGTTATCACAGTAATTGTTCCGTTTGGAACCAATGTGACAATGTTGACTCCAACCATTGCGCATACCGGATTATTTGTTAATCCATTCAGCGGTATAGCTCGTGATTTTACAACTCCGCAAACTTATACTGTCACGGCCGCGGATTTTTCACAAAGAGTTTATACTGTGAATGTTACTGTGGCTCTTAATCCGGCCAAAGCAATTACTGCTTTTACAATTCCTAACCAAGTAGGTACTACAACTATCAATGAAGCTACTCATAATATTCATTTGACTATGCCGTTTGGCGCAGACGTGACAATGCTTGTGCCGACCATCGTGCATACCGGATTATTTGTTAATCCATTAAGTGATACTGCTCAAGATTTCACCAGCCCGGTAACTTATACTGTTACTGCTGCTGATTCTTCTACTCAAGCTTACACGGTAACTGTTGCCGCAGCCACCAGTTCAGCTAAAGCAATTACTTCATTTATTATTTCTGATCAAGCAGCGGCTATTAACGAAACCGATCACACGATCACTTTAACCATGTCTTATGGCACGGTTGTGACCGCGCTCGTTCCGACTATCACGGTTTCTGCCGGAGCAACGGTTAATCCCGCTTCTGGCGTAGCTCAAAATTTTTCCAGCCCGGTAACTTATACTGTTACTGCTGCTGATAATTCCACTCAAACCTATACTGTTACCATAACTGTTAGAGGCGGCGGTGGAGGCGGAGGCGGCGGTGGAAGTTCTTATACTTACAGCTCTGCCAAGGCAATCACAGCTTTCAGTTTTGATGGATTAAAACCAATCGTAGGCACTATTAATGAAACAAATTATACAGTTCTTTTGGTTGCTCCTTATGGCACAGACGTAACTCATTTAGTGCCGACTATCACGGTTTCTGATAAAGCAAAAATTTCTCCAGTTTCAGGTGTTGCTCAAAATTTCACCAATCCTGTTGTTTACACAGTCACTGCCGAGAGCGGCGCAATGCAAACTTATACTGTGACCGTAGCCTTTACTCAAAATATTAAAACAGGTGATATTAACAAGGATGGAAAAGTTGATAAATATGACTTCTCAATATTGATGGCAAATTGGGGACAGACAGGTTTAAACATTTGCGATGTCAATACTGACAGCAAAGTCGATAAATATGATTTCTCATTATTAATGTTAAATTGGTCTCTATAA